A window of Burkholderiales bacterium genomic DNA:
ATCCACGGGGCCGTACGCGACAGCGCGACGATCCGGAGCGACTCGTTCCCGGTGTATGCGCTCGGGGTCACCCATCGAGGTCCGTACAAGGACGGTCCGGGCGAGATCAACGCGCCGGTCGCCATCGGAGGCATGGTCGTCTCGCCGGGAGACGTGATCGTCGGGGACGAGGACGGTGTGGTGGCGGTCCCGCTCGCGCAGGCCGAGCAGGTCCTCGCGCTGGCGGCGAAGCACCGGGAGCGCGAAGATCGCGTGATGCGCGACATCCTCGCCGGAACCGTCGACCGTTCCTGGGTCGATGCCGCGCTCGAAGCGCGCGGCCTGGGCAGGTAGCAGCAACGCCGGATGGGAGCGCGGCGCCCACCTCGGCGTGCCTCGTGCCGGGGCTCCATCAGGGCGCAGCGCCGAGCCACCGGGGCGTTTGCCGCCCGCTGATCCCACGCCCCCTCGAGCCGCATGAACTATCACTGGCATTGGTCGGTCTTCCTCCAGGAACCGATGCCCGGGACCACCTACCTCGACTGGCTGCTGTCGGGACTGGAGTTGACGTTGACGATCGGCCTCGGAGGCTGGCTGATCGCCCTCGTGCTGGGAACATTCCTCGGCGTGCTGCGCACGCTCCCCGGCCGCCTGGCATCGGGTCTCGCCGTCGCGTACGTCGAGTTGTTCCGCAATGTTCCGCTGCTGGTGCAGCTGTTCATGTGGTATTTCGTCGCTCCCGAGTTCCTGCCTGGCGATCTCGGACAACGCGTCAAGGCGCTGAATCCGCTGATGCAGCAGCTCCTCGCGGCCATCCTGTGCCTGGGCATGTTCACGGCGGCGCGGATCTGCGAGCAGGTGCGCGCGGGCATCGAGTCCGTGTCCGGGGGACAGGCCCTCGCCGGTCTCGCGCTCGGCCTCACTCGGGTCCAGACCTACCGGTTCGTGATCCTGCCTGTTGCGTTGCGCATCATCCTGCCTCCGCTGACCTCCGAGTTCATGACCATCTTCAAGAACTCCGCCGTCGCGTCGATGATCGGGTTGCTGGAACTCGCGGCCCAGGGCCGGCAGCTCGTCGACTACACGTCGCAGCCCTACGAATCGTTCCTCGCGGTGACGCTCCTCTATCTCGCCGTCAACATGGGAGCGCTCGCCACGATGCGCTGGGTCGAGAGGAGGAGCCGCATTCCCGGCCTGCTGGGCACGCGAGAGCGGTGATCCGATGGCCTACCAGCTCGACTTCAGCAAGATCGACGCGAACACCCTCGCCCTGCTCGGGGAGGGCATGCTGGTATCGCTGAAGATCACCGGCGTCGCGGTGCTGGTCGGGGTCATGCTGGGGACCGCCATCGCGCTGATGCGCCTCGCGCCCTGGACCGCGCTCTCGGCGTCGGCCAAGCTCTACGTCAACACGTTCCGGTCCATACCGCTGGTGCTGGTGCTCCTGTGGTTCTTCCTCGTCGTCCCTCAGGTCCTGCAATCGGTGTTCGGCCTGTCGCCCACCACCGACGTCCGGATGGCGTCCGCGCTCGTGGCGTTCTCGCTGTTCGAAGCGGCCTACTTCTCGGAGATCATCCGGGCGGGCATCCAGAGCATTCCCCGCGGCCAGTTCCATGCCGCACAGGCACTCGGGATGACCCACGTCCAGGTCATGCGGCTGATCGTGCTGCCGCAGGCGTTCCGGAACATGACCCCGCTGCTCGTCACCCAGGTCGTGGTCCTGTTCCAGGACACCGCCCTCGTCTACGTCAGCGCGTTGGCCGACTTCTTCGGGCGCGCATACGGCATCGGGGAGCGCGACGGACGGATCGTGGAGATGCTGCTATTCGCGGGCGCAGTCTACTTCGTCATCTGCTTTGCCGCATCGACGTTCGTTCGGACGCTTCAGCGCGGAAGGGCGCATTGATCGACCCGTTCGTCGGGCGGAATCGCTGCAGCGGGGGCGCGGTCCGGGCTTCGGCTGCCACAACATCAATGACGTTCGGTCGGAAACTACGGTTCGCTATCGCCGCGACTCGAGGAACGCCCGCACGACTTCGATCTGCGCCGCAGGCACGAGCGTCGGCGCGTGCCCGACGCCGGGCAGCGTGACGAGTTCGGCCTTCGGTCCCCGCTCGGTCATCTGCCGCGCGGTGTCCGCCGACAGGAGATCCGAGCGCTCGCCGCGCAGGACGAGCGTGGGCGCGCGGATCGCGTCGAAGATGCTCCACAGGTCGACGTCGCCCGGAACCGCGAGCCCCGCGCGAAACGGGATCGCGATCGCCGGATCGTAGTGCAGCGTCCAGGTGCCGTCGGGACGCCGCACGAGGACGTTGTCGACGAGGAAGCGCCACTCGTCGTCGCTGTGCGGCCCGAACGGTTCACTGATCGCGCGGATCGCCGCGAATGCCGCATCGTAGTTCGGGAACGACGTCGCGACGCCGACATAACCCGCGATGCGCTCGAGCGCGGCGCGCGCGAGCACCGGCCCGGCGTCGCTCACGACCAGCCGGCGGATCGGCGTGCGATCCATCGCCGCGATCGTCATGCCCATCAGCGCGCCGAGCGAGATCCCGACCCAGGCGACCTCCTCGACGTTCAGGCGCGCGAGGAGCGTGATCGCGTCGGCGACGTAGGTCGGCACCTGGTAGAGCATCGGATCGGCGAGGCGGTCGCTCGCACCGCGCCCGGGCATGTCGGGCGCGACGACCCGCCAGCGGGGGCCAAGCGCGCGCGCGAGCGGCCCGAAGTCGCGCGAGTTGCGCGTCAGCGCGTGGACGCACACCGCGACGCGCGGGTTGCCCGGATCGCCCCACTCGCGGTAGGCGAGGCGGTGGAGCTTCCCGCCCGCGAGGCACTCGACGTGCCGCGCGCGCGAGCCGTCGCCCGACACCGGACCGCCCGTCATGCCGCGCTCCGGCGCGGCGGCAGCACCATCTGCGTGCAGCGGAACAACGCGAGCTTCGCGCCATCGGCCTTGCGCGTCACCACCGCGTCCCACACCTGCGTCGTGCGGCCGAGGTGCGTTGCGGTCGCGACGCACGCGAGCGTGCCCTCGCGTGCCGTCGACAGGAAATTGCACTTGAGTTCGACCGTCGTGAAGTTGTGGTCGTCGTCGGGCAGGTGCGCGAGGCAGCCGTAGCCGCATGCGGTGTCGGCGAGCGCGATGACCGTCGCGGCGTGCAGGTAGCCGTTGGGCGCGAGGAGGTCTGCACGGATGTCGAGCTCGGCGTCGAGGCGGCCCTGCGCCACCGACACGAACCGGAAGCCGACGAGTCCCGGCAGACGTCCGTCGCCCCGCTGCCGGAGGCTCGCCGCCATGCGGGTGAAGTGCGCGTCGTTCATGCGATCGTTCCCGTGAACTCGAACTGCGCAGGATACCGGATCGGCGCGCGGCCGATCAGGCCGCGGGGCCGTCGAGGCCGCGACGAACGCGGCGCAACGCGAGGGCGAGCGCGAGGGCGACGATCGGAATCGAGGCGCCGACGGCGAGTTCCGGTTCGACCGGCACGCCCAGCGCCTTCGCGGATTTGGCGAGGTACCCGACGAGCCCCGCGACGTAGTAGGTGATCGCCGCGATCGAGAGGCCTTCGACCGTCTGCTGCAGCCGCAACTGGAGGCGCGCGCGGCGGTTCATCGACTCGAGCAGCGACCGGTTCTGCCGCTGCAGCGCGACCTCGACCTTGGTGCGCAGCAGTTGTCCCGCGCGCGCGATCCGGGCCGAGAGTTCGTCCTGGCGGCGCGCCGCGGAACTGCAGGTCGCCATCGCCGGCGCGAGCCGGCGTTCCATGAACTCCTGCATCGTCTGCACGCCCGGCAGGCGCTCCTCGCGCAACTCGGCGATGCGCTGGCGCACGAGGTCGTGGTAGGCGTGCGCCGCGCCGAAGCGGAAGCGCGTCGCGGCATCGCGTTCCTCGACCTCCGCCGCGAGCCGCATCAGGTCGTCGAGCAGCGCGCCCTCGTCGGCGGGCGTCGTCGCGACCATCCGCGCCGTGATCGCGGAAAGGCGGCGCTCGGCGTCGCCGAGGAGCGCGCCGGACTCGCGAGCGACCGGGAACGCGAGCAGCGCCATCATCCGGTAGGTCTCGATCTCGAGCAGGCGCTGCACGATACGGCCGGCCTGCCGGCCGGTGAGCGAGACGTCGTACACGGCGAAGCGCGTGCAGCCCTCTTCGTCCATGCGCAGATCGGTGAGCACGATGCCCGACCCGCCCGACACGCGCGCGCCGATGATCGAGGCGTCCCCGAAGGCGGCCACCTCCGCCGCGATGTCGGTCCCCGTGCCGTCGCGCACGTCGACTTCGGCATGGACGATCGTCGTGCCCGGCAGGCGCGCGCGCCAGACCGCGGGCACCTCGTCGAACGCGCTCGCATCCGCGCTCGCGTCGTCGCCGATCGCGCGGAACACGGTGAATCCGGAGTACTCGGTGTGCCGCTCCCACTTGAGCCGGTAGGCGCCGCAGTCGAGCCACAGGTACCCGGATGCGAACGCCGGCTCCGGAAGCCCGTGCTGGAGCGCGAGCGAGCGGAGCGCGGCTTCCTCGGCGGCCGCCTCGCCGGGCGGAATGCGCAGCGCCAGGTGCCCGACGCGCTCCGGCGTCAGGAGCCGCGCCGGCGGCCGCGCGTGGATCTCGTCGTGGAGGACCCGCCGTTGCGGGTCGTCGATCGGGCGGGCGCGCATCGGCCGATGGTAGCGCGCGCCCGGCGCGCGCGCGATCCCCCGGGCGGCGTCAGCGGGCCGGGCGCAGATAGCGGAGGAGCGGCGGCAGGCGCGCGACGATCGCGTCCCAGTCGATGCCGTCGAGCAGGTTCTTGAGCGTGAGGCCGAGTTCGGTGTCGCCCTCGATCGAGAGGCGACGCGCGAAGAAGAGCGTGTCGGGGTCTTCCTCGCGGCGGGCGAGCGCGATGAAGTCGGCGAGTGTGGCCGCGATCGTCACGTCGGGTGCGTGCGGCGGCCATGACGCGCGGAAGCCCGCAGGCGTCGACGCGACGTGCATCGCGAGGTCGAGGTCGCGCACGACGAGCGCGAACCGCCTGCCGGCGAGCGGGGCGACCTGCTCGCGCGACACGATGCGCCCGACGCCGAAGTCGAGCGCGCGCGCGAGCGCGAACGACGGCGGCATCGCGGGCAGTCGCGAGACCACCCACGCGACCGGCGCGGGAACGGTGAAGCGCGGCGGTCGGGCTGGCGCGGTCATGCGACGTGCTCGACGCCGGCGCGGCCGTGCCAGAAGCCGTTGCAGGGCGCGCCGGGGAAGTGCGTTCGAACATCGGCGAACGCCTCCGCGGGCCGCCGCTTCCCGTCGATCGCGTCGCGGAAGGCGGCGAGCACCTCGAACGTGCCCTCGCCCTGCGGACTCACGCGCACGACGCCGACACCGGCGGCGGCGAGCGCGTCGAGTTCGGCGAGCAGCGTGTAGACGCCCGCCGACTGCGTCTGCGTGCCGTTGATCGTCAGGAACGGCGCGCCTTCGCGGGTCTTGAGATCGATGCCGTCGGAGAGCCCGAGACAGCGATACTCGCAGGCGTCCTTCTGCAGTCCGTGGTGGCGCGCGGTGAAGCAACGCGCCGAATAGGCGAGCGGCAGCCGTCCGTGCGCCAGCACTTCCGTCTCGACCCCCGCCGGCGCGCCCGCGACGATCTCGGAGATCGCCGTGGACGACAATTCGGCCGGGCCCACCCAGCGCGTCGCGCCTTCGCGCGCGACGAGTTCGAGCATCCGGGCCGAGTAGATCGACAGCGACGCGCCCGCGACGAACGGCAGGCCCCCGCCGCGCGCCGCGAGGATGCGTACGGCGCCCAGGTCGTTCGCCTCGACGCGGAAGCTCCGCTGCTCCGCGAGCTTGCGCACTAGGCGCAGGTCGGCCTCCGCCTCGATCAGCGGCAGCGTCGAGAGCACCGCTTCCTTGCCGGCGGACGCGAGCATGCCGGCGATCTCGATCCAGTCGGGCAGGCGCAGTTCGTGGCGGCGCGAGCAGACGGTCTCGCCCAAGTACACGATGTCCACTTGCGACGACGCCACGTCCGCGTAGAAGTCGAGCACCGACCGGCGCGGCCAGTAGTACTGCAGCGGTCCGAGCGCGAGCTTCATCGCCACGGCCGCGAGTAGGCGCCGAGCGTCTGCGCCTGGCCCTCGGCGAGCGCGTCGAGGTCGGCGTGCCAGCGCGGCAGCGCCGCGAAGGCCTCCGGCGTCGCGACGCAGGCGTCGATCGCCTCGCGCCAGGTGCGTGCGACCTGCGCGACGTACGCGGGAGAACGCTGCCGGCCCTCGATCTTGATCGCGGCGACGCCGATGCGCAGAAGTTCGGGCAGGAGGTCGAGCGTGTTGAGGCTCGTCGGCTCCTCCAGCGCGTAGTACACCTCGCCGTTCACGTCGAAGCGCCCCTTGCACAGCGTCGGGTAGCCGGGGCGCTCGTCGCCCTCGAACGCGTCGATCAGGAAGCCGTTCAGGCGCGTGCGCATGCCGTTCGCGTGCGGCTCCCAGCGCACCGCCTTCGCCGGCGAGCAGACGCCCTGGCAGTTGGGCGATTCGCCGGTCGCATAGGCGGACAGCGCGCAGCGGCCCTCGACCATCACGCACAGGCTGCCGTAGCCGAACACCTCGATCTCGACGCCGGTGGATGCGACCGTGTGCTCGACCTGCGCGATCGAGAGCACGCGCGGCAGCACCGCGCGACGCACGCCGAAGCGCTCGCGGTACCACTCGATCGCCTCGTGGTTGGTGGCGGAGGCCTGCACCGACAGGTGAAGGCGAAGATCCGGGTGCGTGCGCGCCGCGTAGTCGAGGAGCGCCGCATCCGCGCAGATGATCGCGTCGACGCCGAGATCCGCGGCGCGATCGACGGCGCGGGTCCAGCGCGCGAACGCCGCGGTCGACGGAAACGTGTTGAGCGCGACGAGCACCTTGCGTCCGCGGCGGTGGGCGTAGGCGACGCCCTCGCGCATCGTCGCGTCGTCGAAGTTGAGCCCGGCGAACGCGCGCGCGTTGGTCTCGTCGCGGAAGCCGACGTAGACGCAGTCCGCGCCGTGGTCGACCGCGGCCTTCAACGCCGGCAGGCCGCCGGCGGGGCACACGAGTTCGGGACGTCGGACGGAAGGGGAAACGGCGGCGGGCATCGCGAGGCGCCGCGGCAGCATCGCCGCGGCCGCAGCGATCGTCGCGCGTCAGGGCCCTCGCGGGCCTTGATCGGGGTCAAGCGGCACGGCGTCGCACCGCGCCAGCACGCGGGGATTCGTCGTTGCGGCGTCAGAGCCGCTGCGCCACCCAGCCGCGCACCGACTCGAGCGCCGCCGGCAGCGCCGCCGGATCGGTGCCGCCCGCCTGCGCCATGTCGGGCCGCCCGCCGCCCTTGCCGCCGACCTGCGTAGCGACGTGGTTGACGAGTTCGCCCGCCTTCACCTTCGCGGTCAGGTCGCCGGTCACGCCCGCGATCAGCGTCACCTTGCCTTCGGCGACGCTGCCGAGAACGATCGCCGCGCTCCTTAGCTTCTCCTTGAGCTTGTCGACCGTCTCGCGCAACGATTTCGCATCCCCGCCGTCGATCGTGGCCGCGACGACCTTGACGCCGCCCACGTCCGCCGCGCCGCCGGCGAGATCGTCGCCGGCCGAGGACGCCGCCTTCGCCTTGAGCTTCGCGAGTTCGCGCTCCGCGGCGCGCGCCTGTTCGGTCAGCTGCGCGATGCGCGCCTCCAGTTCGCCGACCGGCGCCTTGAGCGCGGCCGCTACGCCCGCGAGCGCGCGCTCCTGCGCCTGGACCCACGCGAGCGCGCCCTTGCCGGTCGTCGCCTCGATGCGGCGGATGCCGGAGGCGACACCGCCCTCGCCGGTCACCTTGAACATGCCGATGTCGCCGGTGCGCGCGACGTGCGTGCCACCGCACAGTTCGCGCGACGTTCCGATGTCGAGCACGCGGACTTCGTCGCCGTACTTCTCGCCGAACAGCATCATCGCACCCTCCTTCTGCGCGTCGCCGATCGGCATCGTGCGCGCCTGCGTCGGGGTGTTGCCGAGGATCTCGGCGTTGACGATCGCCTCGACGCGGCGGATCTCGTCGTCGCTCATCGGCGCGTGGTGCGCGAAGTCGAAGCGCGTGCGCTCGGCGTCGACGAGCGAGCCCTTCTGCTGGACGTGCGCGCCCAGCACCTCGCGCAGCGCCTTGTGCATCAGGTGCGTCGCCGAGTGGTTGCGCATCGTGCGCCCGCGCGCCTCGCCGTCGACGCTCGCGCCCAGCGTGTCGCCCACCTTGATCTCGCCGTTCTTCACCTCGCCCAGGTGGCCGATCACGTCGGGCTGGATCTTCTGCGTGTCGAGGACCGCGAAGAGCGTCAGGCACGCGCCGGTTCGCGAGAGCTCGCCGCGGTCGCCGACCTGGCCGCCCGACTCGGCGTAGAACGGCGTGCGCGAGAGCACCACGACGCCGCGATCGCCGGTGGAGATCGACTCGACGCTCGCGCCGTCCCGGTAGAGCGCGACGACACGCGCCTCCGCGGTCAGCGAGTCGTAGCCGTCGAACTTCGTCTTCGGGCCGTCGTAGGCGAGCGTCCCTCCGGCCTTGAACTGCGACGCGGCGCGCGCGCGTTCGCGCTGCGCGTCCATCGCGCGGTCGAACGCCGGCTCGTCGACCGTGTAGCCGTGGCCGCGCAGCACGTCGGCGGTCAGGTCGAACGGGAAGCCGTAGGTGTCGTAGAGCGTGAACGCCGTCCCGCCGTCGAGCACCGTGCGCTTCGCGCGACGCATGTCGCCGATCGCCGCGTCGAGGATCGTCATGCCGTGGACGATCGTCTCGCCGAAACGCTCCTCCTCGGTCTTCAGCACCTGCGCGACGCGGACCCTCTCGCGCCGCAGTTCCGGGTAGGCCTCGCCCATCAGCCGGTCGAGTTCGTCGACGAGGCGGTAGAAGAACGGCTGGCGCTGGCCCAACTGGTAGCCGTGGCGGATCGCGCGGCGGATGATCCGGCGCAGCACGTAGCCGCGGCCCTCGTTGCCCGGGATCACGCCGTCGACGACGAGGAAGGCGCAGGCGCGGATGTGGTCGGCGATCACCCGCAGGCTGGGCGAGCCCAGGTCCTTCGTGCCGGTCTCGCGCGCCGCGGCGCCGATCAGGTCGACGAAGAGGTCGATCTCGTAGTTCGAGTGCACGTGCTGCAGCACCGCGGCGAGGCGCTCGAGCCCCATGCCGGTGTCGACGCAGGGCTTCGGCAGCGGCGTCATGTTGCCCTGCGCGTCGCGGTTGAACTGCATGAACACCAGGTTCCAGATCTCGATGTAGCGGTCGCCGTCCGCGTCGGGCGATCCGGGCGGGCCGCCCGCGACGTCGGGGCCGTGGTCGTAGAAGATCTCCGAGCAGGGGCCGCAGGGACCGGTGTCTGCCATCTGCCAGAAGTTGTCGGAGGCGTACTTCGCACCCTTGTTGTCGCCGATGCGCACGATGCGCTCGCGCGGGACGCCGACCTCGTTCGCCCAGACGTCGAACGCCTCGTCGTCGTCGATGTAGACCGTCACCCACAGCTTCTCCGCCGGCAGCTCGTAGATGACGGTCAGCAGTTCCCACGCGTAGCGGATCGCGTCGCGCTTGAAATAGTCGCCGAAGCTGAAATTGCCGAGCATCTCGAAGAACGTGTGGTGGCGGGCCGTGTAGCCCACGTTCTCGAGGTCGTTGTGCTTGCCGCCGGCGCGCACGCAGCGCTGCGCGGTCGTCGCGCGCACGTAGGCGCGCTTGTCGTGACCCAGGAACACGTCCTTGAACTGGACCATCCCGGAGTTGGTGAAGAGCAGCGTCGGGTCGTTGCCGGGCACGAGCGACGACGAGGCGACGTGCGTGTGCCCCTTCGAGACGAAGTACTCGACGAACTTGCGGCGGATCTCGGCGGCGGTCATGGGGGTCCGGGCGGCGCGCGGGGTGGAGGGTTCGCGCCGGCAAATCAAAGGGTTGGATTCTACTCCGCGGCGCACGCCGTACCCAAGGGCTCGGCCGGATGGACGAAGGCGCCCGAATGGCGCGGCGCGCATCCTCGGATCAGGTGGTGCGCGGCGGACGGGAGCCCACTTCGGGCCGCCCGTCCCGCGCACGGACCCGGATGAGGGAACGACGATGGAACGAGAAGACCTCTTGCGCTCGCTCGCCGCATGGCGCGACGGCGTCGACCCGGGCAGCGGCGCGCTGCTAACGCCCGATCATCCGGCGCAGCGCACCGACTTCCTGCGCGTCGTGTGCGCAGCGATCGATGCCCTCGAAGTTCCGCGGCCGGCGAGCCTGTCCGGCGCGCCGCCCGACCGGGCGAACGCCGGCCGGCCGTGGTCGGCCGCCGAGGACGCCCTGCTCGCGCAAGCGCATGCCGCGGGGATGGGGGTGACCGAACTCGCCCGTGCCCACGGCCGCACCCAGGGCGCGATCACGGCACGCCTCGTGAAGCTCGAACTGATCGCGCTGCCTCCCGGCATGCGCTTGCGCGGGCTGCCGGCGACGAACGCTCCGCCGGGATGATTCAGGGGTCAGGAGACAGGAGTCAGAGGACAGAGGTCAGCTGCGGCGGAGTCTGCGGTGGCGGCGCATCGGGCGCCGGGATCAGGAGACAGCAGTCAGAGGACAGAGGTCAGCTGCGGCGGAGTCTGCGGTGGCGGCGCATCGGGCGCCGATGCAGCAACTGGGTGTCAGGCAAGGCGGACACGCGCGCCAATCGCGGCAACTCGTTGCGCCGGGGGCGCCAGGGTACGATGCGGTTCGCACGTCACCGAGCGTCCGGATCCTTCGAGCCGAGGGCGCGAAGCGCCTTCAGCGCGACCGACATCGCGTAGCCGCGTGCGAGCAGGAAGCGAACCTGGCGCGCCTTCCCGCGCTCGTCTTTCGGCGGCGCATCGTAGCGAGTGCGCAGCAGCGCGAGCGCCTCGACGACCTCGTCGCGGCCCGCGAGCGATGCGAGCGCCGACGACGCTGCGCCTGCCTCGACGCCCTTCTCGCGCAGTTCATGCGCGATCGCGCGAGCGCCCCAGCGGCCGGCCTTTCGGGCGACGAGCGCCTCCGCGTAACGGGCGTCCGACAGGAACCCGCGCCCGGCGAGTTCGTCGAGCGCGGCATCGGCGGCCTCCTCGCTCACGCCGCGCGCGATGAGCCGGGCGCGCAGCTCCGCGCGGGCGTACTCGCGTCGGGCGAGCATGCGCACCGCCGTCGAGAGCGCGGAAGGCGGCGTGCGATCCGCGCTTCGCGACGGCGTGCGGCGCATGGGCGGTGGCCGCCGGACCCGCCCGCTACGCGCCGTCGTCCGCCACCGGCTTGATCTGGCCGGGGACCGGCACGCCGACCGCCGCGCGGATCTTGCCTTCGATCTCGTCGGCGACCTCCGGGTGTTCCTTCAGGTACTCGCGCGCGTTGTCCTTGCCCTGGCCGATCTTGTCGCCGCCGTACGCGTACCAGGCGCCGGACTTCTCGACGATCCGGTGGGTGACGCCCAGTTCGACGATCTCGCCCTCGCGCGAGATGCCCTCGCCGTAGAGGATGTCGAACAGCGCCTCCCGGAACGGCGGGGCGACCTTGTTCTTCACGACCTTGACGCGGGTCTCGTTGCCGACCACCTCCTCGCCCTTCTTGATCGCGCCGATGCGGCGGATGTCGAGACGCACCGACGCGTAGAACTTGAGCGCGTTGCCGCCGGTGGTCGTCTCCGGATTGCCGAACATCACGCCGATCTTCATCCGGATCTGGTTGATGAAGATCACGAGCACGTTCGCGCGCTTGATGTTCGCGGTGAGCTTGCGCAGCGCCTGGCTCATCAGCCGCGCCTGCAGGCCGGGGAGCTGGTCGCCCATCTCGCCCTCGATCTCCGCCTTCGGCACCAGCGCGGCGACCGAGTCGATCACGATGACGTCGACGCCGCCCGAGCGAACGAGCATGTCCGCGATCTCGAGCGCCTGCTCGCCGGTGTCGGGCTGGGAGATCAGGAGGTCGGCGACGTCGACGCCGAGCTTGCCTGCGTAGGCCGGGTCGAGCGCGTTCTCGGCGTCGATGTACGCGGCGACGCCGCCCGCCTTCTGCACTTCCGCGACGACCTGCAGGCACAGCGTCGTCTTGCCCGACGATTCGGGCCCGTAGATCTCGACGATGCGCCCGCGGGGCAGGCCGCCGATGCCGAGCGCGATGTCGAGACCGAGCGAGCCGGTCGAGACGACGGACAGGTCGTTTTGCACCTGCGCGTCGCCCATCTTCATGATCGAGCCCTTGCCGAACTGCTTCTCGATCTGCTGGAGCGCCGCCGCCAGCGCCTTGCTCTTCTGGTCGTCCATGATCGTCTTTCCGTGGGTCCGGTCGTCCATGATGTGCCTCCCGAGGGTCCTGGTGACGAGGGTCCGCCGGGGCGCCGGCCGGCCCCTGCCGCGGGCCGCCGGCGGGATGTGCCCGCCGATGCCAGCCATTATTCCATGGAACGATCGTTCGATGGAAGGGGTCTTCCGGCCTAATCCGTCCGGCCGATGGCGCGCTTCTGGCCAGAGGTGCCTGATCGGGCCGGGGCGCCGAACGGACCGACGCTGGACCTGCCGCCCGCCTCTGGCCCGGGGTCGCCCGAATGCCGCTATTCCGGCGGCGATCCCGACGCCAATGCGATCACCCCTTCGAGCGCGATCCTGACCGACGCCTCCCGGACCGCCCCGCGGCCGCCCGGCAGGTGCCGGGTCCGCACCCCCCCCGCTCCGTCCCGGGTCGCCCAGGCGAAGCAGACCATGCCGACCGGCTTTCCGGGTGTCCCGCCGCCGGGTCCGGCGATGCCGGTCACGGCGACCGCGACGTCCGCACGGCTCGCGCGAAGCGCGCCGTCCGCCATCGCGCGCGCGACCGCCTCCGACACCGCGCCATGGGCTTCGAGCAGCGCCCGAGGCACCCCGAGCATCTCGACCTTCGATCGGTCGGTGTAGGTGACGAAGCCCCGGTCGAACACCTCCGAACTGCCTGCGATCGAGGTCACCGCCTGGGCGACGCCGCCGCCGGTGCACGACTCCGCCGTCGCGAGGAACCAGCGGCGCGACCGCAGCGCCTCCACCAGCGCGCTCGCCGCACAGAGGATCGCGGACACGCCCGACGGGGTCACCGGCATTCGCCGTCCCGGCCGAAATAGACGTACTCGTAGAGCGTCGCGAACCCGAAGCGCCGGTACACCTCGATCGCCGGCGCGTTGCCCGCGTCGACCTGCAGGT
This region includes:
- the alaS gene encoding alanine--tRNA ligase translates to MTAAEIRRKFVEYFVSKGHTHVASSSLVPGNDPTLLFTNSGMVQFKDVFLGHDKRAYVRATTAQRCVRAGGKHNDLENVGYTARHHTFFEMLGNFSFGDYFKRDAIRYAWELLTVIYELPAEKLWVTVYIDDDEAFDVWANEVGVPRERIVRIGDNKGAKYASDNFWQMADTGPCGPCSEIFYDHGPDVAGGPPGSPDADGDRYIEIWNLVFMQFNRDAQGNMTPLPKPCVDTGMGLERLAAVLQHVHSNYEIDLFVDLIGAAARETGTKDLGSPSLRVIADHIRACAFLVVDGVIPGNEGRGYVLRRIIRRAIRHGYQLGQRQPFFYRLVDELDRLMGEAYPELRRERVRVAQVLKTEEERFGETIVHGMTILDAAIGDMRRAKRTVLDGGTAFTLYDTYGFPFDLTADVLRGHGYTVDEPAFDRAMDAQRERARAASQFKAGGTLAYDGPKTKFDGYDSLTAEARVVALYRDGASVESISTGDRGVVVLSRTPFYAESGGQVGDRGELSRTGACLTLFAVLDTQKIQPDVIGHLGEVKNGEIKVGDTLGASVDGEARGRTMRNHSATHLMHKALREVLGAHVQQKGSLVDAERTRFDFAHHAPMSDDEIRRVEAIVNAEILGNTPTQARTMPIGDAQKEGAMMLFGEKYGDEVRVLDIGTSRELCGGTHVARTGDIGMFKVTGEGGVASGIRRIEATTGKGALAWVQAQERALAGVAAALKAPVGELEARIAQLTEQARAAERELAKLKAKAASSAGDDLAGGAADVGGVKVVAATIDGGDAKSLRETVDKLKEKLRSAAIVLGSVAEGKVTLIAGVTGDLTAKVKAGELVNHVATQVGGKGGGRPDMAQAGGTDPAALPAALESVRGWVAQRL
- a CDS encoding regulatory protein RecX, whose translation is MRRTPSRSADRTPPSALSTAVRMLARREYARAELRARLIARGVSEEAADAALDELAGRGFLSDARYAEALVARKAGRWGARAIAHELREKGVEAGAASSALASLAGRDEVVEALALLRTRYDAPPKDERGKARQVRFLLARGYAMSVALKALRALGSKDPDAR
- a CDS encoding CinA family protein, whose translation is MPVTPSGVSAILCAASALVEALRSRRWFLATAESCTGGGVAQAVTSIAGSSEVFDRGFVTYTDRSKVEMLGVPRALLEAHGAVSEAVARAMADGALRASRADVAVAVTGIAGPGGGTPGKPVGMVCFAWATRDGAGGVRTRHLPGGRGAVREASVRIALEGVIALASGSPPE
- the recA gene encoding recombinase RecA codes for the protein MDDQKSKALAAALQQIEKQFGKGSIMKMGDAQVQNDLSVVSTGSLGLDIALGIGGLPRGRIVEIYGPESSGKTTLCLQVVAEVQKAGGVAAYIDAENALDPAYAGKLGVDVADLLISQPDTGEQALEIADMLVRSGGVDVIVIDSVAALVPKAEIEGEMGDQLPGLQARLMSQALRKLTANIKRANVLVIFINQIRMKIGVMFGNPETTTGGNALKFYASVRLDIRRIGAIKKGEEVVGNETRVKVVKNKVAPPFREALFDILYGEGISREGEIVELGVTHRIVEKSGAWYAYGGDKIGQGKDNAREYLKEHPEVADEIEGKIRAAVGVPVPGQIKPVADDGA